The Candidatus Hydrogenedentota bacterium genome has a segment encoding these proteins:
- a CDS encoding uroporphyrinogen decarboxylase family protein: MTPREHFLNVMHYGSFDRMPVWHWTGWGETMERWYSEGLPRDPGEQYNYFNAEPMMAGVPVNLGLFPPFEAETIEEGDTYRLIRQEDGVIAKHSKLGSMIPQHVDSILKDRGMWPEYQKRLQPDERRFPADLDQRLDEIRASGRPVAVSTGSMVGWLRNWMGVEHFCMACCEDPDFIAEAADTVAELVCWFIRRIGPKIPIDMGWGWEDICFRTGPLIQPWTFKQAAVPGYRKISDTLHSFGCDLHLIDCDGYIEDLIPLWLEGGVNVMFPVEIGPWHADPMAFRRKYGKNLRIIGGIDKLVLEKGRDAITAEIERRKPLMAEGGFIPLPDHLITPGVPLADYCFYLDCIRALRFPH; this comes from the coding sequence ATGACGCCACGGGAACACTTCCTGAATGTAATGCACTATGGATCGTTCGACCGGATGCCGGTGTGGCACTGGACAGGCTGGGGCGAAACCATGGAGCGATGGTACTCCGAGGGATTACCCAGGGATCCGGGCGAACAGTACAACTATTTCAACGCCGAGCCGATGATGGCCGGCGTGCCGGTGAATCTGGGACTCTTTCCTCCGTTCGAGGCGGAAACCATCGAGGAAGGCGACACCTATCGCCTGATCCGGCAGGAAGACGGCGTAATCGCAAAACACTCCAAACTGGGTTCAATGATACCGCAGCATGTGGATTCGATACTCAAGGATCGCGGCATGTGGCCGGAATACCAAAAGCGACTCCAACCCGATGAACGACGATTTCCCGCGGATCTCGACCAGCGGCTTGACGAGATCCGGGCTTCGGGCCGGCCGGTGGCCGTTTCAACCGGAAGCATGGTGGGTTGGTTGCGGAATTGGATGGGTGTCGAACATTTCTGCATGGCCTGTTGCGAAGATCCCGATTTTATCGCGGAAGCCGCCGACACGGTAGCCGAATTGGTCTGCTGGTTCATTCGGCGAATTGGACCCAAGATTCCCATAGACATGGGATGGGGATGGGAAGACATCTGTTTTCGAACCGGCCCGCTGATTCAACCGTGGACGTTCAAACAGGCCGCCGTGCCCGGTTACCGTAAAATTTCGGACACCCTTCATTCCTTCGGATGCGATTTGCACCTCATTGATTGCGATGGTTACATCGAGGATCTCATCCCTTTATGGCTTGAAGGCGGCGTAAACGTCATGTTCCCCGTCGAAATCGGCCCCTGGCATGCGGACCCCATGGCGTTCCGTCGCAAATATGGAAAGAATCTGCGCATCATCGGCGGCATAGACAAACTCGTCCTCGAAAAGGGACGAGACGCCATCACCGCGGAAATCGAACGCCGGAAGCCCCTCATGGCGGAAGGAGGCTTTATACCCCTGCCCGACCATTTGATTACCCCGGGCGTACCCCTGGCGGATTATTGTTTCTATCTCGACTGTATTCGCGCACTGCGTTTCCCGCACTGA
- a CDS encoding alpha-L-fucosidase, producing MHVINSLKMVGAGLLLVSASGAQPAHPRIATVPAGTDEATAVALAARVAPSPRQLAWQELEFAAFAHFGMNTFTDREWGEGTEDPALFNPTEFDARQWVQACKDAGMTLLILTAKHHDGFCLWPSAHTEHSVKNSPWRGGKGDVVREVADACREGGIKFGVYLSPWDRHEKTYGDSPAYNAYYMNQLRELLTNYGPIADVWMDGACGEGPNGKKQEYDWKGYFSVVRELQPAATLSICGPDVRWCGNEAGECRESEWSVLPTFIGTPPPNPAEIDLIPIPCNAMEKDLGSRSVLRDAAARGACFVWYPSQVDTSIRPGWFYHAKEDEKVKSLSHLLDIYYGSVGGNSQLLLNIPPDRRGRIHENDVARLRELGQVLRATFAKNLAMDSRTTSSSADVEHPAANTLDGDKATCWMPAEETGEHVLEFELPAMRTFNRAMLQEHTPTGQRIEEFFLEAWNGQAWKTITRATTVGYKRLLRFDAASAERVRLRITQSRLSPTISEFGLYYEPPVLAAPTIRREDNGRIAMSAQPGCEIRYWLDEGKRSDSSSRKYEKPFVAPAGGIIKALAIPPDGDPCLNLGGNIVGSFEIGPPPAKTGDRAPKKTGWKNFDPKWSEAAVKRTNDDFPLSDQENTAGWRKYEPFWDEFDGRELDTAKWWPHNPTWKGRQPGYFAPENVSVRDGQLHLVAQMQEPPEALKAEGYHTFTTAAVQSRDRVRYGYFEVKARAMASGASSAFWFYDAQPDWWTEIDVFEIGGRARGFERKYHMTVHVMKTPVTKEHFQVGDFWSAPFDLADGYHVYGLEWDERELKFYVDGLLVRSGPNTDWHQPLTLNFDSETMPEWFGLPDPTDLPSTFSIEYVRAWKKSPRP from the coding sequence ATGCATGTCATCAACAGCCTGAAAATGGTCGGCGCAGGATTGCTTCTCGTCTCGGCTTCGGGCGCCCAGCCGGCGCATCCGCGCATCGCGACCGTGCCCGCCGGCACGGATGAAGCGACCGCCGTCGCGCTGGCGGCGCGGGTGGCGCCGTCGCCGCGCCAACTGGCCTGGCAGGAACTCGAATTCGCCGCATTTGCGCATTTCGGCATGAACACGTTTACCGATCGCGAATGGGGCGAAGGCACGGAGGACCCGGCGCTGTTCAATCCCACGGAGTTCGACGCCCGGCAATGGGTTCAAGCCTGCAAGGACGCCGGCATGACGTTGCTGATTCTGACCGCCAAGCATCACGACGGCTTCTGTCTCTGGCCAAGCGCCCACACCGAACACTCCGTAAAAAACAGTCCATGGCGGGGCGGCAAGGGCGACGTGGTGCGCGAAGTGGCGGATGCCTGCCGCGAGGGCGGCATCAAATTCGGCGTCTATCTTTCCCCGTGGGATCGTCACGAAAAGACCTATGGCGATTCGCCCGCGTACAATGCGTATTACATGAATCAGCTGCGGGAACTGCTGACGAACTACGGTCCGATCGCCGACGTCTGGATGGACGGCGCATGCGGCGAGGGTCCGAACGGCAAAAAACAGGAATACGACTGGAAAGGGTATTTTTCGGTGGTCCGCGAATTGCAACCGGCCGCCACCCTTTCAATCTGCGGTCCCGACGTGCGTTGGTGCGGAAACGAGGCCGGCGAGTGCCGCGAAAGCGAATGGAGCGTGCTGCCTACCTTCATCGGAACGCCGCCGCCCAATCCCGCCGAGATTGACCTGATCCCCATTCCGTGCAATGCCATGGAAAAGGATCTCGGCAGCCGGTCGGTTCTGCGCGACGCGGCGGCCAGGGGGGCGTGCTTCGTGTGGTATCCGTCCCAGGTGGACACCTCGATTCGGCCCGGCTGGTTCTACCATGCGAAAGAAGACGAGAAGGTCAAGTCGCTTTCCCACCTTCTCGACATCTACTACGGTTCCGTTGGCGGCAATTCGCAACTGCTGCTCAACATCCCACCGGACCGCCGCGGGCGTATCCACGAAAACGACGTGGCGCGCCTGCGCGAACTGGGACAGGTCCTGCGCGCCACATTCGCGAAAAATTTGGCGATGGATTCGCGAACGACCTCGTCTTCGGCGGATGTGGAACACCCTGCCGCAAACACGCTGGACGGCGACAAGGCGACCTGCTGGATGCCGGCGGAAGAGACCGGGGAACATGTCCTCGAATTTGAACTTCCCGCGATGCGGACGTTCAATCGCGCGATGTTGCAGGAGCACACGCCGACCGGCCAGCGCATCGAGGAATTCTTTCTGGAGGCATGGAACGGCCAAGCATGGAAAACCATCACGCGCGCGACAACCGTCGGCTATAAACGCCTGTTGCGATTCGATGCCGCATCGGCCGAAAGGGTACGCCTGCGGATCACGCAATCGCGCCTCTCCCCCACGATCTCCGAATTCGGCCTCTATTACGAGCCGCCGGTCTTGGCCGCGCCGACGATTCGACGCGAGGACAACGGCCGCATCGCGATGTCCGCCCAACCCGGCTGTGAAATCCGATACTGGCTGGACGAGGGCAAACGGTCCGATTCTTCGTCGCGAAAATACGAGAAGCCTTTCGTCGCTCCCGCGGGCGGAATCATCAAGGCCCTTGCCATTCCGCCCGATGGCGATCCGTGCCTGAACCTGGGCGGCAACATCGTCGGGTCGTTCGAGATCGGACCACCCCCCGCCAAGACTGGCGATCGCGCACCCAAGAAAACGGGATGGAAAAACTTCGATCCGAAATGGTCCGAAGCGGCCGTCAAGCGAACCAACGACGATTTCCCGCTGTCCGATCAGGAAAACACGGCGGGTTGGCGCAAATATGAACCGTTCTGGGACGAATTCGATGGCAGGGAACTCGACACGGCGAAATGGTGGCCGCACAATCCGACATGGAAAGGCCGACAGCCAGGCTATTTCGCCCCGGAAAACGTGAGCGTTCGCGACGGCCAATTGCATCTCGTCGCCCAGATGCAGGAACCGCCGGAGGCGCTCAAGGCCGAGGGGTATCACACATTTACGACAGCCGCCGTTCAGAGCAGGGATCGCGTCCGGTACGGATACTTCGAGGTCAAAGCGCGCGCCATGGCCAGTGGCGCGTCGAGCGCGTTCTGGTTCTACGACGCGCAGCCGGATTGGTGGACCGAGATAGACGTGTTTGAAATCGGCGGACGCGCGCGCGGATTTGAAAGAAAATACCACATGACCGTCCATGTCATGAAGACGCCGGTCACGAAAGAACATTTCCAGGTGGGCGATTTCTGGTCCGCCCCGTTCGATCTCGCGGACGGCTACCATGTCTACGGCCTGGAATGGGACGAACGCGAATTGAAGTTCTACGTGGACGGCCTGCTCGTGCGCAGTGGTCCCAACACCGATTGGCACCAGCCGCTGACGCTCAATTTCGACAGCGAAACCATGCCCGAATGGTTCGGCCTGCCCGATCCGACAGACCTGCCCTCCACCTTCAGCATCGAATACGTCCGCGCATGGAAAAAATCCCCACGCCCATAG